The segment AAAGCTGCGAAATCCACCTGTCCCACCATCATGCATGATGATTTCTGTTCCTTTGTGGTTGAGAACATGCCACCCGATCGCGATTTGCATCTCTGGCGTTGGTGTCGAATGTTGAGGAACATGTGTTTTTTGCAGAGTGGCATTCAGCGCAGAGGGTTGCAATTGTAGGTTTACAGCTAAGAAATTTAAAAGATCATTCGTCGTCGATCGCAATCCTCCCGCTCCTGCTAAGGTTGGCAAATCCCAATAAGAAACAGGTTTACCAAAGGTATTATGTCCTTTCGTAAAACGAGCTTGCTGCTTTGGAGTCAGTTGAATCGTCGTATCATTCATCTTCAAAGGTTGAGCAATCCGAGTTTTAATTAGGGTTTCATAGTTCACGCCTGCTTTCAAACTCAAAATATGACCCAGTAAACCTGCTCCTAGATTCGAGTACTCGTACTGTGTGCCGATATCTCGCGTGAGTTGATAGTTTCGGAGAAAAGTATAAAGTTGCTCGACAGTGTAATCTGCATAGGGATTGCTCTCATCTTTGGGAGCGAGATTATCCGGTAAGCGTGGTAAACCAGACGTATGCGTTGCTAGATTCAACAACGAAATTGTTTTACCGTTTCGAGTTGGCGTTTTGACTGGGAGAAACTTAGAAATCGGATCATCAAGTTTTAGCTCTCCCCGCTCTGCCATCTGTGTTAGCGCGATCGCTGTAAAGACCTTACTAATCGAACCAATCTCAAAGAGAGTATCGCCGTCTACTTTTGAATCGGCAAGGCTGTACTGAATCAGACGGCGACCTTTGCGATCGATGATTCCAACAACGATTCCAGGCATTTGTTTTTCCTGTTCAACTCGTTGTTTGAGAATGGCTAGAATTTGCTGATTTGAAGGTGTGGCTCCAGCGTGGGACATCGTTCCTCCAATGCAAGCGAAAAGGACAAGAATGACGACCAAAAATTTTCGTTTCATGGATTCACACCTCCAGCGTATTTATTGCTCCAATGCAAGCTGAATCAAGCGATCGACTAGCTCTGGATAAGGAATTCCCGATGCAGCCCACATCATCGGATACATACTGGTTGCAGTAAATCCAGGCAGAGTATTGATTTCATTAATCAAGACCTCTCCAGTCGATTCGACATAAAAGAAATCGACCCGGCTGAGTCCTGCACAATCGATCGCATGAAACGCCTGCAAAGCGCGTTCCTGGATCAAACTTACGACTTCATCGGGCAGATTCGCTGGAATTGTATGCGAAGATTTACCCGCTGTGTATTTTGTTTCGTAATCGTAAAAATCACTATCAAAGGTAATCTCACCCACAACGGAAGCTTTGGCTTGATCATTGCCGAGCACTGCCACTTCCACTTCTCGCGCAACTACGCCTGCTTCAACAATGATTCGTCGATCATAACTCGCGGCACTATCCAAAGCCGCTTCCAATTCTGCCCGTGTGCGAACTTTCGAGATGCCCACCGACGATCCTAAATTCGCAGGTTTGACAAAACAGGGATAGCCCAGTTCCGATTCAATGCGATCGCACAATTTAGGAAAGACGCAAGGATTGGAATATACCTCTGCTCGACTCACTGCCAGATATTTCACCTGCGGCAGTCCCACCTCAGCAAACGCCATTTTCATGGCAATCTTATCCATGCCGACCGCAGATCCCATCACCCCTGATCCGACGAACGGCTTTTGCATCAATGTCAATAAGCCTTGAATTGTGCCATCTTCTCCATTTGGCCCGTGTAAAATCGGGAACCAAACATCGACCTGTTCTGCCTCAATAGGAAACTTCCAGAGATTCGTCGCCTGATCGTCACACTCCAGCGCCCCAGACTCCAGCACCGATCGCGCAATATCCGGAGATCGCCACTGCCCGTCCTTCTGAATGTAGAACGGCATCAAATCATATTTCTCCACATTAGCGGGATCACTCAAGGCTTGGGCAATCGATCGAGCAGATGCGATCGACACTTCATGTTCTCCAGAACGCCCACCGAACAGCAATCCTACCTTAAGTTTTGTCATGATCTGAATTTCCAAATTTCTATGGACTTTAGATCATATAGGCAACTCCGTCTAGAGCATCCGATGAAATCTATTGGAATCTATAATGTAATAGCGCTTTGATTGAGACCTGCGGTTTTCTATTGCTCTTGTGCACAGTAGAGTTTTCACAATTGAAAACAGGGGCAAAGGGAACTAAACCCATATGAACATGAAATCCTGAAAATTCGATACTTTTATCAATCAGCCTTCAATTTGTGCGCTTTATTGTAAGGCAAATAGAAAAGTTTTTTTACGAAATAGTGGTGCGCAAGTTACCGAGATCGGAAAAGAAGAAACGTTCTAATCCAATTATTTTCAGATGCGAAATTGACGGAGTGACCTACTCCTTAACCCCATCAGGGAATTTTAATAAATCCTTAAAGTGACCAAAAAGGCAGAAAGCCTCACTGCGATCATCTGACACCGCTATGAAGTCATACATGCTTCCTAAGCAAGTCAGAAGCGAATGCACCCTAGGTATTCGCTTTGAAAAGGGTCTATATTGTGTTTATCAGAAACAGAACGTGATAAATATGACTTTAGTACTTATCTCTCACAAGAAGTTGCTGAAAAGGTAGCGAGTCAAATTGAACAAGACTATAACAGTAAGGCTGCGTTGATTTTAGTGGTGATGCATAATTAGGTGACGATGTCCTCACGAGAACAGAAGCTTACGACTACAAATCACTACAAGTTCAGTATGCAGAAGCTACAAAATTTAGTTGTCCTTTTCTAGTTCTATTCTAAGTTCTGCCACTTTACCAATCAAGTAGTTAACGAAACCTGAGCAGGCTATAAGCATAAACTTGGCATCGGAAAAACTAACGTTAGGCTCTTCAAGTAACGCGTGCCTAATGCCATCTGAATCATTAGTGTATCCATAGAGCTTGGAAAATCCTTCTTTAAGCGATCCATGTAGCTGTTTTTGTTTCTCCAGAATGCCTAGTGCTTTTCCAAGAGTTGCATTAGGGTTAGCGGTGATTACTTGGCAGACAGATTCAACTGCACTAATTGACTCTTTAATTGAGTTCCGGTAGTCCGGATTATTGCGATCGGCTAAGAGTTTCACAGCCGTTTCAAGATGAATTCTCGCTCCTGAAAAAGCATCGCTGCTTGCTAAAGCCTGTTCTACAGCTTCTACTTCAGTAGATGCTATGATAGCAACTACATGCCCAGCAATAATTCTGTATCCAGCATTTTCCTCTTCTAGTATTTTGTTGCAGATATCTGGGAAATCAGGTGTTAGGTACTGAAACTTAGGATGAGCAATCGTGAACTCGATAAAATCATATACACGGTACCAGGGACATGAGAAGAAATATTCGCGAAGAAGTGACAACGCGCTGGATAAGCGCTCTGGAAGACTGTCCACAGGTTTCTTAAAAAAGGAATGCCAGTATGCATAAATTAACACCTTAAATGTTGAGTTTTTTACTGAATCATAAGTGACATAACCGCTACTTGCAGATTCAATTCGATCCCAGTAGGAAATCTTGAAAGCGTTCCAAAGGCAGTTACGTAGATCTTGATCTATATCTTCTAGCTGAAGTTGCTTACGTAGCGATGTAAATCCATGTCTTTGAGAGAAAAGCATAATTCTAATCTTTAGGGCAACCTATAACGTACTCTGGATATCTGTTCATAAGGTCTGAGAATCTTAGGTGCGATTGTACTAATCATTAATATATGAACCTAGTACGGATAACCGTCATTTCTACAAGTTGCTTGGTAAGCTTCCAAAGCTAAAAATGAACACTTCTAAGTATGTTAGATCTGGTTTACGCTTGAATAAATGAGGACTGTAATAGAGTCCATCCAATCGAAGGAAGTCATAATAATTTAGTCTCTTGACTAGTAGCTTATTTAAGCGATTAGGACTAGATAGTGAGTACTGATACTTATTCAACTTGAAATGCTCCCTCTGTTTCTAGCCTTAATTCTAGTAAGAGCAGAGGGAGCATTTTTCTAATAAAGGAAATTTCCAGTTGTAGAATCTGATTGTACTAATCCAAACAGTCTGAGCAAAAGAGCTTAATTGCTAAATCAATAAATAAAATATTATGTACGGCGTTTTCTAATTCTCTAAGTAATCTCTAGATTCCCTGCCAGAGTTATGCACTTTATTCTCTAGGAAACAGACTTTTCTCTAATCAAAGTGTGACAGCCATAAAATCTAAAAAAACCTGAAACCTTTGGTATTGAAAGGTTTCAGGTAAGCTTAATAAAGCATTGTAATATGGGGGCGAAGGGACTTGAACCCTTACGACCTTGCGGTCAACGGATTTTAAGTCCGTAGCGTCTACCATTCCGCCACGCCCCCAAGATTTGCGTCCTGAATTTCAAACTCGAAATCGGAAGCTTTCCAAGGATATCACTAGAATCGCACAATTAGCATAGAAATTTGTAAAACGATCGCACTTTATATTTCACTATGGGGATCACGAAGCGCGATCGAAGAAAAGCGGTAGGATAGAAACGTTAGTATTCGGTTGAAATAGATGGACGTAGCACTTCTATACCTCGCTCTCGGTGGCGCTTATCTACTCGTTGTGCCCTTAGTGATCTTTTTCTACCTCAAATCGAGATGGTACGTTGCCAGTTCGATCGAGCGGGGCTTCATGTATTTCTTAGTCTTCTTTTTCTTCCCAGGAATGCTGGTTCTCGCTCCATTTTTGAATTTCAGACCGAAAGCGCGACAAATCGAGGCGTAGAATGCGGCGGATTGATGCGATCGGGATAACGTTTGGCGTATTTCTTGCGGGCGGACTTGCGTACCTGATTTTTCAGGGCGTAGGTCTGGATCAATTTAGCGCCGGAATTTGGAGTCAGGTTTTACTCGTCGGAGGCTTAATCGGATGGCTGATCAGCTATCTCACCCGCGTCCTGTCGAAAAATATGACCTATAACCAGCAACTGCGCGACTATGAAGAAGCCGTCCTGCAAAAACGGCTCGAAGAATTAACGCCTGAAGAATTAGAAAAACTTCAAGCCGAAATCGAACAGGAAAAGTCTTGAAATTCCGACCCAGATTTGCAGTACGCTACTGAAGTTGTCAAATCTAGAGGGTTGAGATGTCTTCAGTGTCGGAATGCTTTGAGCGGCTTCGGAATCAAGCTCAGTGTGCGTTGATTCCCTTTTTAACTGCCGGAGATCCGGATTTAGAAACCACTGCCAAAGCGCTGGAAATTCTCGATCGCAGCGGAGCCGATTTAATTGAATTGGGCGTACCCTATTCCGATCCCTTGGCAGATGGCCCGGTGATTCAAGCTGCCGCAACGCGATCGCTTGCCCAGGGAACCCGTCTAGAAGATGTCCTCCAACTGGTCAAACAATCTGCTCCGAACTTGCGTGCGCCGATTATTCTGTTTACGTATTACAACCCGATTCTGAATCGGGGGATTGAGAAATTTTTAAAAGACATTGCAGACGTTGGAGCAAAAGGTCTAGTCGTCCCCGATTTGCCACTCGAAGAAGCCGAAACGCTCTTGAAACCTGCAAAAGAATACGGCATTGAATTGACCTTGCTCGTTGCACCGACGAGTCCACGGGAACGCATTATGGCGATCGCCGAGCAGTCTCAAGGATTCATTTATCTGGTGAGTACCACAGGTGTCACCGGAATGCGAACACAAATGGAATCGCGCGTCAAAGATCTGATTGCCGAAATGCGGCAAGTCACCGATAAACCGATCGGAGTCGGATTCGGAATTTCTCAGCCCGAACAAGCCAAACAGGTGATGAATTGGGGATCAGATGCGGCGATCGTCGGCAGTGCCTTTGTGAAAAGACTTTCGGAAGGAACGCCTGCAGAAGGATTGAAATCTATTGAGGAATTTTGTCGATCGCTACGGGCAGCAGTTACACCTGATTGAGCAACCCCAACCCCTGGCTGTGCTCACGCATTTCAAGTTCATCAATAAATAAAAACACGGAGGATTCTACGGAAATCTCCGTGTTTTTATTCACGGACGGAACCTGCTGATTTGTCTTACCCTGATTGAAACTGAGTAATTTTGGCTCCCGAATCATCCAGGTTTTCCTGCTCTATTCCTCAAATTTACCGGGTATATACCCAAATCAATCTCGTACAGACACGGAGCATCAGGAAAACTATTTATGTGGTTTTTATAACAAGTAGAAATTTATCCTGATCTATCCGAAGAATCACTGTATCAGTAGTCGTGTGCATCTGTGGAGGTAGCGATCGTTTTGAAGGCTCCCTCTAGATTTCCTCAATGTTGGTGTAGCAAAGTTCAACCCCGTGAGCTTATGAAGTTGAAATTAACCCCTACTCGTATTTCGCTCCTTGCTTTAGGGGCTTTCGCAGCAGTCGTTGCCCAAGAACTGACACGTTCTGATGCAAAAACACCGAGCGCTACTCCTAATAATGCCAAGTCAAAGCGCAATCCTACTGCTGTGCCTGCTTCACTGCCCAGCAGCGCCATGGCACTTTCGCAACCAGAAAGTTTGTTTTCTGCTGAAACCCCGCCCCTCGTTCCGAATCCTGCCGCCTCGTCCTCACCCAAAAATTCTCTGAAAGAGGCACCTCAGCTGAACTTTGCCACTCCGACTCTGCGGCAACCTCCTCAAGTGAGTGTCACCCCGAATCGGCTGCGCGTTGTCGATGTTAATCAACTGCCGATCGATGCACTCGTCGATGCCACCTTAAATCTCGCGAACACAGCGCCTCCCCCACCACCGCGAATCGCTGCGGCTTCCGGTGTAGACGAAGAACCTACTCCTCAGAAAGTTACAGCGGCAAACAATACTCAAAATACTCAAAATAATAAGGTTGCAAAAGACATTCAAGGACACCGTGCCCAAGCCCACATTACAGCCCTGATGCAGCAAGGAATCATGAAGGGATACAGTGATGGCACATTCCGTCCAAATGAGAAGATTACGGACGCGCAGTTTAGGGCAGTCGTCAATCAAGCCTCGAACCGCTCCAAGTCTCTTGCGACTCTGCGCCGCCCTCGCGATATTGTGAGCCGTGCTGATACTGCAACTTATATCCATCGTCAGTTGCAGCGTACTAATCCTATCGAGTCAGAGGCTCTCATTGCCAAAACCGCGACTTCGCTGCCGAAACTTGCCAGTGCTGAGATCGCACCGATTGCTCAAAGCAGTCCCTTGCCTCCCGCACTTGCTCAAAGCAGCCCTCTACCTCCCACAACCTCTCCATCTTTCACATTTGAAACCGTTCAGAACACCGCATCAGCCGATGCCGCCGACGCCGATTCCTACACGTTGGGTGCAGGCGATCGAGTGCGCGTTGAAATCTTTAATGTCCCGGAGTACAGCAAAGAATATACGGTTCTCGTGAATGGAACACTCACGCTGCATCGCGCGGGCAGCCTTTCGGTCAGCGGCTTAACCCTGCGGCAAGCACAAAGCGCGATCGCGGCTCGATATGCGCGTTTGCTCAAAAGTCCGCTTGTCGATCTCAGCCTAATGGCATCGCGCCCATTAAATCTCGCGATCGCAGGTGAAGTCAGCAAACCTGGAACCTACTCTTTGACCGCCACCGACGGTAAATTTCCCACAATCACGAAATTGATTCGAGAAGCGGGTGGAATGAATCGATCAGCAAATGCCCGGCAGGTGATTGTGCGTCGTCCTCAGCGATCCGGTCCCGACCAGCAAATTCGCTTGGATATGTGGGAACTCTTCACCACAGGCAACATTCGTCAAGATCTCACCCTTCGAGACGGCGATTCAGTGTTCATTCCCGCGTCC is part of the Leptolyngbya boryana PCC 6306 genome and harbors:
- a CDS encoding serine hydrolase; its protein translation is MKRKFLVVILVLFACIGGTMSHAGATPSNQQILAILKQRVEQEKQMPGIVVGIIDRKGRRLIQYSLADSKVDGDTLFEIGSISKVFTAIALTQMAERGELKLDDPISKFLPVKTPTRNGKTISLLNLATHTSGLPRLPDNLAPKDESNPYADYTVEQLYTFLRNYQLTRDIGTQYEYSNLGAGLLGHILSLKAGVNYETLIKTRIAQPLKMNDTTIQLTPKQQARFTKGHNTFGKPVSYWDLPTLAGAGGLRSTTNDLLNFLAVNLQLQPSALNATLQKTHVPQHSTPTPEMQIAIGWHVLNHKGTEIIMHDGGTGGFRSFIGFVKNKGIGVVVLSNSENDINDIGLHLLDERIPLAKREAPKQRKAIAINPKLLDAYVGRYQLAPDFVLAITKEQNRLFLQATKQPKVELFAETETQFFITELDVQVTFVRNPQGSVNQLILRQNGQNLPAKRLN
- a CDS encoding D-alanine--D-alanine ligase family protein; translation: MTKLKVGLLFGGRSGEHEVSIASARSIAQALSDPANVEKYDLMPFYIQKDGQWRSPDIARSVLESGALECDDQATNLWKFPIEAEQVDVWFPILHGPNGEDGTIQGLLTLMQKPFVGSGVMGSAVGMDKIAMKMAFAEVGLPQVKYLAVSRAEVYSNPCVFPKLCDRIESELGYPCFVKPANLGSSVGISKVRTRAELEAALDSAASYDRRIIVEAGVVAREVEVAVLGNDQAKASVVGEITFDSDFYDYETKYTAGKSSHTIPANLPDEVVSLIQERALQAFHAIDCAGLSRVDFFYVESTGEVLINEINTLPGFTATSMYPMMWAASGIPYPELVDRLIQLALEQ
- a CDS encoding AbiJ-NTD4 domain-containing protein, which translates into the protein MLFSQRHGFTSLRKQLQLEDIDQDLRNCLWNAFKISYWDRIESASSGYVTYDSVKNSTFKVLIYAYWHSFFKKPVDSLPERLSSALSLLREYFFSCPWYRVYDFIEFTIAHPKFQYLTPDFPDICNKILEEENAGYRIIAGHVVAIIASTEVEAVEQALASSDAFSGARIHLETAVKLLADRNNPDYRNSIKESISAVESVCQVITANPNATLGKALGILEKQKQLHGSLKEGFSKLYGYTNDSDGIRHALLEEPNVSFSDAKFMLIACSGFVNYLIGKVAELRIELEKDN
- the ndhL gene encoding NAD(P)H-quinone oxidoreductase subunit L — translated: MDVALLYLALGGAYLLVVPLVIFFYLKSRWYVASSIERGFMYFLVFFFFPGMLVLAPFLNFRPKARQIEA
- a CDS encoding DUF3007 family protein; translation: MRRIDAIGITFGVFLAGGLAYLIFQGVGLDQFSAGIWSQVLLVGGLIGWLISYLTRVLSKNMTYNQQLRDYEEAVLQKRLEELTPEELEKLQAEIEQEKS
- the trpA gene encoding tryptophan synthase subunit alpha yields the protein MSSVSECFERLRNQAQCALIPFLTAGDPDLETTAKALEILDRSGADLIELGVPYSDPLADGPVIQAAATRSLAQGTRLEDVLQLVKQSAPNLRAPIILFTYYNPILNRGIEKFLKDIADVGAKGLVVPDLPLEEAETLLKPAKEYGIELTLLVAPTSPRERIMAIAEQSQGFIYLVSTTGVTGMRTQMESRVKDLIAEMRQVTDKPIGVGFGISQPEQAKQVMNWGSDAAIVGSAFVKRLSEGTPAEGLKSIEEFCRSLRAAVTPD
- a CDS encoding SLBB domain-containing protein, whose amino-acid sequence is MKLKLTPTRISLLALGAFAAVVAQELTRSDAKTPSATPNNAKSKRNPTAVPASLPSSAMALSQPESLFSAETPPLVPNPAASSSPKNSLKEAPQLNFATPTLRQPPQVSVTPNRLRVVDVNQLPIDALVDATLNLANTAPPPPPRIAAASGVDEEPTPQKVTAANNTQNTQNNKVAKDIQGHRAQAHITALMQQGIMKGYSDGTFRPNEKITDAQFRAVVNQASNRSKSLATLRRPRDIVSRADTATYIHRQLQRTNPIESEALIAKTATSLPKLASAEIAPIAQSSPLPPALAQSSPLPPTTSPSFTFETVQNTASADAADADSYTLGAGDRVRVEIFNVPEYSKEYTVLVNGTLTLHRAGSLSVSGLTLRQAQSAIAARYARLLKSPLVDLSLMASRPLNLAIAGEVSKPGTYSLTATDGKFPTITKLIREAGGMNRSANARQVIVRRPQRSGPDQQIRLDMWELFTTGNIRQDLTLRDGDSVFIPASNTVNLAEATQMADANFSVSSTQPVSIAIVGEVLRPGPYTLKDRTPTLSAAIREAGGIKQLANLKEVKVSRTTRTGTPQSISVDLWQLLKSGDLNQDLVLQQGDTITIPTALAINPEQARELGDASFAGLVKVTVVGEVTRPGQIEVPMNTPLNQALLTAGGFTRQANRRRVELVRLNANGSVTRRDVSIDLSRGIDEQGNPLLQNGDVLVVDRSGAAKTGDTLENILRPVFQVLPFRFLFGL